The nucleotide sequence aagCATCtctagccgtaccgagctggatgagaggtgcgctgatgcaattttatatatgttttggtcgcctatgttcttgtaatgcaggaagcagaaatgaattaAGGATGGCAAGTGTGTGGGCCGAGCGGCTGTATTGAAGTTAGCCtaaaaaggccgtcgagctccgacgttaaaaatcgagagacgagccggcgtctataaacggccgagcggaagaccgtcgagctccgacgttaaatatcgagaggaggcataaaccctccgagcggaagaccgccgagctccggcgttaaatatcgagacgagccggcgttataaaccgccgagcggaagaccgtcgagctccggcgttaaatatcgagacgagcgtctataaaccgctgaaggaagaccgccgagctcggcgttaaatatctagaggcgagccggcgtctataaagctgaagcggaagaccgtcgagctccgacgttaaatatcgagagcgagcggcgtctataaaccgccgaagcggaagaccgtcgagctcaggttAAATATCGAAGACGAGCAGGCGTTTATAAACCGctgaagcggaagaccgtcgagctccggcgttaaaaatcgagagaccggcgtctataaaccgctgagcggaagaccgccgagctccggcgttaaaatcgagagacgaggcgtctataaaccgctggcggaagaccgtcgagctccggcgttaaatatcgagagacgagccgctcccggcggaagaccgccgagctccggcgttaaatatctagaggcgagccggcgtctataaaccgctgaagcggaagaccgccgagctccggcgttaaatatctagagacgagccggcgtcttaagccgaagcggaagaccgtcgagctccggcgttaaaaatcgagacgagcggcgtctataaacccggcggaagaccgtcgagctccggcgttaaatatcgagaggcgagccggcaaaaccctccgagcggaagaccgtcgagctccgacgttaaatatcgagagacgagccggcgtctataaactgccgagcggaagaccgtcgagctccgacgttaaaaatcgagagacgagccggcgtctataaactgccgagcggaagaccgtcgagctccgacgttaaaaatcgagagacgagccggcgtctataaactgccgagcggaagaccgtcgagctccgacgttaaatatcgagagacgagtctataaactgccgagcggaagaccgtcgagctccgacgttaaatatcgagagacgagccggcgtctataaacggccgagcggaagaccgtcgagctccgacgttaaatatcgagagacgagccggcgtctataaacggccgagcggaagaccgtcgagctccgacgttaaaaatcgagagacgagccggcgtctataaaccctccgagcggaagatcgtcgagctccgacgttaaaaatcgagtcgcgccggcgactataaaccctccgcccgGAAGAAGACCCGAGCGGACCAGATATTCAAAACACTTGTAGAAATCCCTTGCAAAACGCAAGAGAGGTGGGATGAGTGGTGATTAACGAGGAGAAGCGGAGGATGATTTCTTGGATGCGCCGCTAGGCACTAcgggcgtccagtcagtcggactatgcgcctccttcgactagacttgaaggggaggcatgtgatccggtggtaaggacgggggaccctcatgggcggagggtcaaaggcACGTGAAgttcaaccccaagttcgcgccgaacagaagcatgctgagccgaacggaagcatgccgggccggctgagccgaacggaagcatgccgagccgaacggaagcatgccgggccgaatggAAGCTTGctgagccgaacggaagcatgctgagccgaacggaagcatgccgagccggacggaagcatgctgagccgaacggccgaacggaagcatgctgagcagtttgcccgctcggccaggatgTCAGGCTATGAGAGCCAAGCACGCGACGACCCTGAACCTTCCCGGATGGGCGAACACCTACGCCAGATGAAAGGCGAATGTTCTGGCTGAGCGGCTTGATGGTTgatccgggaagaggaagtcaaaagacATGGGACAGTAGGGACGTCATCTTAGTAACTCCTGTTGCTGACAATAGGCATGTTCgaggactaggccatactccgtatcgtacgacaaaggattcggctgtcccatcaaagagacgctcagactgtaacAGTATGGCGTTAGACATGCTCTTCTGAaaagcccatgctgcggtatggtataggacacgtgtgcacctcggttTGTATGCACCAAGCTCCcgtagccctatataagggtcctcacacttcgccggaggtacgccttCTCTGATAttgggagccacttctttgctgtccgcttgcctgacttgagcgtcggagggtcgccgcggggaaccccttcccggcccgacttctgtgcaggttcgtcggagctttggaggcctacgccatcgatTAGGAGAGCGACACgttcccagcgtcctttggttcggcgattcggacaggatcaatttggcgccgtctgtgggaacgcacctgcatccgagcggaagcaatggacgaggctggacgaccgcccacggtgatgctctccacgaaggaactcgacgctctaatcaaggcaagagcagctaagctcgtggagcaacagagagagaatgcgcaagccgagcggctaaagcaacaaacaacgttagcatcaggtggccgagcggatgcCTCCCCTGAGACAATGATCCAaccggcattcaagggggagcaccgccgagcggatgaagatggattgggacttggatcaaccatgaagcgcaaagcatctccagccgtaccgagctggatgagaggtgcgctgatgcaattttatatatgttttggtcgcctatgttcttgtaatgcaggaagcagaaatgaattaAGGATGGCAAGTGTGTGGGCCGAGCGGCTGTATTGAAGTTAGCCtaaaaaggccgtcgagctccgacgttaaatatcgagagacgagccggcgtctataaactgccgagcggaagaccgtcgagctccgacgttaaatatcgagagacgagccggcgtctataaactgccgagcggaagaccgtcgagctccgacgttaaatatcgagagacgagccggcgtctataaacgtccgagcggaagaccgtcgagctccgacgttaaatatcgagagacgagccggcgtctataaaaggccgagcggaagaccgtcgagctccggcgttaaatatctagagacgagccggcgtctataaaccgctgaagcggaagaccgccgagctccggcgttaaatatcgagagagcggcgtctataaacgctgaggcggaagaccgccgagctcaggcgttaaatatcgaagacgagcggcgtctataagctgaagcggaagaccgtcgagctcaggcgttaaaaatcgagacgagccgcgtctataaagctgaagcggaagaccgcgagctccggcgttaaaatcgagagagcggcgtctataaaccgccgaagaagaccgtcgagctccggcgttaaatatcgagagccgggcgtctataaaccgccgagcggaagaccgccgagctccggcgttaaatatctagagacgagcggcgtctataaactgctgaaggaagaccgtcgagctcggcgttaaatatctagaggcgagcggcgtctataaagctgaagcggaagaccgtccgagctcggcgttaaaatcgagagcgaggcgtctataaaccgctgaaggcggaagaccgtcgagctccggcgttaaatatcgagagaggcgTCTATAAGctgcggaagaccgccgagctcggcgttaaatatctagagacgagccggcgtctataaactgccgagcggaagaccgtcgagctccgacgttaaatatcgagagacgagccggcgtctataaactgccgagcggaagaccgtcgagctccgacgttaaaaatcgagagacgagccggcgtctataaacgtccgagcggaagaccgtcgagctccgacgttaaatatcgagagacgagccggcgtctataaaccgtccgagcggaagaccgtcgagctccgacgttaaatatcgagagacgagccggcgtctataaacggccgagcggaagaccgtcgagctccgacgttaaaaatcgagagacgagccggcgcctataaacgtccgagcggaagaccgtcgagccccggCGTTCAAACtcgcgagacgagccggcgtctataaaccctccgagcggaagatcgtcgagctccgacgttaaaaatcgagtcgcgccggcgactataaaccctccgcccgGAAGAAGACCCGAGCGGACCAGATATTCAAAACACTTGTAGAAATCCCTTGCAAAACGCAAGAGAGGTGGGATGAGTGGTGATTAACGAGGAGAAGCGGAGGATGATTTCTTGGATGCGCCGCTAGGCACTAcgggcgtccagtcagtcggactatgcgcctccttcgactagacttgaaggggaggcatgtgatccggtggtaaggacgggggaccctcatgggcggagggtcaaaggcACGTGAAgttcaaccccaagttcgcgccgaacagaagcatgctgagccgaacggaagcatgccgagccgaacggaagcatgccgggccgaatggAAGCTTGctgagccgaacggaagcatgctgagccgaacggaagcatgccgagccggacggaagcatgccgagccgaacggaagcatgctgagccgaacggccgaacggaagcatgctgagcagtttgcccgctcggccaggatgTCAGGCTATGAGAGCCAAGCACGCGACGACCCTGAACCTTCCCGGATGGGCGAACACCTACGCCAGATGAAAGGCGAATGTTCTGGCTGAGCGGCTTGATGGTTgatccgggaagaggaagtcaaaagacATGGGACAGTAGGGACGTCATCTTAGTAACTCCTGTTGCTGACAATAGGCATGTTCgaggactaggccatactccgtatcgtacgacaaaggattcggctgtcccatcaaagagacgctcagactgtaacAGTATGGCGTTAGACATGCTCTTCTGAaaagcccatgctgcggtatggtataggacacgtgtgcacctcggttTGTATGCACCAAGCTCCcgtagccctatataagggtcctcacacttcgccggaggtacgccttCTCTGATAttgggagccacttctttgctgtccgcttgcctgacttgagcgtcggagggtcgccgcggggaaccccttcccggcccgacttctgtgcaggttcgtcggagctttggaggcctacgccatcgatTAGGAGAGCGACACgttcccagcgtcctttggttcggcgattcggacaggatcaattcccatttcatcaatacaaagagaaaatctaacaaatttagctgCAATGCACGTGCAATTCACGGATAATTTGCACTGCTCGTCCAAGCAAAAGTATATAGagcaaactattaagaaatcaaactgcagtatatagatgttttgtatatcaatatactatggaTCATACACGAAATGTCTTTACAAGCTCTTCATTTCATTATTCTCAAGCAATCACTAACATGCATATAGATTAACATAGTTGTGCTTGATGAAGCATCATAATTGTCATTCGTGATAATACTTGCAAGGTCCAACAAGATGGAAGTAGGAAATAAAAATTTGTCATCAACAATGAATTTCGAATGTACTTTTGCCACAGTAGAATTATGCTCAAGGAGTCATCAACAAAGTATGTAGTTcaacataataaaaatttaaatgcgattgtaaaaagaaaaaataataaattataggattagacaaggaaattaaactagTAAATGAAACAAACACAGGTACAGAATTTAGGACATCCCAACAGATATCAGATATTCCTTGGACGGTAGAAAAATGTTAGGTAAAACGTTAAAGATGCATACATGGAGACTTTGAGATAAGAGGAAAAACAAGATTAAGTCATGGCATATAGATGAAAACCATAAGGAGAGtacaaacaagaaatttgtagagcaaCTCATAAGATAAATAAGGGaccacaaagagaggcaataaataagagaaatgtcagctaattctgctcatggtagaaatgcaagaatgaaatattgagcaaaggagatagctagttgtgaacaaacaaattattggcagtaaggaatcaaaatcaataagtcatggagtcacaaacaaagtgttcaaccatcttttgaagtctagtaatttatacctagtaatgaatatagtctagtGCGCAATCCACCCATTCGGATCGTACTTCGTCAATTTCTTCATTGAAGTAAATTATTTTCTTGAACTGTTAACAAACCTAgattaatttagtaaaaaaaatcagtaatgaagaagcaaagccaaataaaagaaattatttgagaaaattgagaatatgtcaaatatgccaagcaaatgagaaaaaaaaCCAGAAAAACATACACTGACCAAATCAGAAGCTGGAAATTTATGGTTGCTGAAACGAGTCCTCAAATATTCTCAATGAAGAATTAAATATGTACTCACAGTGTGGTGCCCGACTGAGTAGGAAATTTACCTCATTTTTCATCACTACCCAATGTGCAGGCCAAGCAACATGGGTCCCTATAGCGTCACCAATGGTGTTACATTCATTTGGAATGGGAAAGGGCAACCTTGCTGATTCTCCACAACCTCATCAATCGAGACGCGCATGCAATTCATGGGTAACGGGACATCATGAAGTAATTTtccatctccattgacatgaacaACTGTACCATAGGCCACAATATTGGACTTTGATTCCAATGACAGTGCAACTGGCATACCCTAGAAGACAATCAATCATGTCATACATTGATGCACTCATTATTgcaaataatattaagtatccacaattaaatacatatataccAACTATATATGTAAAGATGTGATTTTAAACTTGAAAGACACATTACCAGTGATGGAATGCATAGTCGTCATCAAACCTTCCGCAATTCCAAATCTATCATGAATGACCTATCATATCAAAGAAATCAATCACCTATCACCAATTTCATCACAAAGCTAAAATGCTCTGTCTCAAGTTTAACAACCTTTGCAAGAGGGGCAAGGCAGTTGGTGGTGCAGCTAGCATTGGAGACAATATTGATGTCAGATGTGTATGCATGCTCATTCACTCCCACCACAAACATAGgtgcatccttgcttggagcagaAATGATGACATTCTTGGCACCACCCTGGTATTCAGAAAAATAGGGATTCTCATCCTTGTCTTCCAATGTCATTTATACATGTCATCAACAGCAATAATGTCTAAACAATCTTCCAATATAACATAGGCTTGAATTTTATCAAAATCATCCAGCTGTCTTATAAAAATAATGAGACATTGAACAAGATTATTACTATAGACAGCAACATGCAGAATATCATTACAggcaaaaaaatttctatgcaagCTAACAAATATGAAGTCAATATTTAGATTTGTCACCTTTAAAAAGACAAAATCAACAACACCTTCATATGCTAGCACCAACATATGAACTTGTGCTTCAAATTGCTTCACAAAATCAGATTTATCAACACGTACCTTCTTATGTCATAAATTTTTTTAGTCAATGCAATTCATATATTTTCATTCACAATTTTAAGGAACTTCAAGGCCAGTGAATCCACATGTAATGGTCAGCAGATTTGGGTCTCTAATCTGACCATGACTCAAGAATCAAGATAGGAACAAAAATGTGAAATGGTGGGAAGTAAAAAAATCTAGAATGAAGTTCCTAAAATCGAATGTATATTAGTTGCACACAGTATGTATTTTTGTAACCAAAGTGACCCACCTGATCACTAATTACATTAAATCCACATGTACAAGCATCAGACACAAACAACATAAAACTAGTCCGTAACATTAATCTCATTCCTTGATTTGCAAAACTAGATTCCTCTTCATCAAAGCAAGAAGATCCAGTGGAGAAATGCAACCTACGATGCAGTAATTCTCACCTACCTTTAAGTGAGCAGCAGCCTTGTCCTTGTCGGTGAAGACACCAGTCGACTCCACAACGAACTCAACTCCAGTCTCGACCCAAGGAATCTCCTCAGGGTTTCTAAGCACAAACCACAATCTTTGTAAACAACTTTCACCAAAATTGAAACATGGAAAGCAGCTTCTTCTATCAGTATGACACAGATAACATGAGTTTAAAGACCTAATGCCAAAGACAGTAACTTTGTTCTCTCCAAAAAGAAGGGTCTTGGAatccttcacttttatctcaTGATGCTTCCATTGTCCATGCACGGTATCATATTTAAACAtgtatgtctacaattcattagcCACGGTATAGTGTCAGATTCAAGATTCAAGGAAAAACTAATCATATAGTTAATCATAATGTAGCAACAATAGGGCACGAACCCACTCTGCATGGATGcttaaaaaatatcaaatcaaGCCACCAAAACCAAAACCAAAGAACTAAACTAATACGCACACTACAAGCAGAGTACCATGTAGTCGGTTGTGATGAACGGATCATTGACGGCGACGAGCTCCACATCATCGCCCTGAAGCGCGACTCTAGCGACCAACCTCCCAATTCTTCCGAAACCTAATAAGTGGTACCAAAACAAAAGTAAAGGCCTGCGGAACCTCGATCGAGGTCTTGACTCATAGGAAATCATACAGAAACTAAGGAGGAGGCCTACCGTTGATGCCGATCTTGATCTTAGTTGCAACAAAAACCACCAAACGAAAACAAAAGAGGAAACCAGGAGTCAAAATCGAGATCACAGAAACATAAAAGAGATGAAGAGCAAAGGGGATCGACGGCGTACCCATGGCAGCGAGACGAAAAGGGCTTGTGAAAAGGGCACGAGACGGCAGTGTCAGCGAGGGCTCTAGCACAAATCCAAAGACCTAGGTCACGAATCTACCTTGACTATATATGGTTCTAGCACAAATCCAAAGAAGACAAGACCTAGGCTATGAATCGACGAACTAGGAGTGCCACCTTTGCCGAAGAAATACACCTCGTCTgatcaaaaggttccacgagcGAAAGAAGCAGCAATGGAAGGTCAAAGGGCCTCGTCGAACTCAGAAACTCGCTCACCAGGAAACGAGAGGAACACATCGTTGTGGAGGAAGATCCAGGgaggcgtgaagagattgtatgaggagagggaaataAAATTGCCTTAGGTTCGGGAGCGCTAAGGAAAAACACAGTGCCGAAAAGAAAgcagcgagggaaaggaaaacagcgtgggggaaatgaccaaattcaattacaacggttttttcaaaactgttgtcgtagccgctaaaaacacggataaagacaacggtttataaaaccgttgtaaaaagtgttgttgttttaaaaaaaatcgctcaatgacaacagttttaccaaaaccgttgtcttttatatttaatggggagttcaaagacaacggttttggcaaaaaccgttgtctttgagcaaatacgcaacgctttctcttaaaaccgttgtcgtagggtgttgtcgtttgcagtttttgttgtagtgaataatagtaatacagaatacaatggtaaacctaaacctagatttaccgagatccgcggtcgaccggaaaccattcgatcaaccttgcttggagttcactcttccaagacttctcattacctaaagTTACCAcgccctaggattttctccacttggcttcacttgtaacgcccgccctccctgctaaccctaagggacggggctatgatactctacgtacatattacagcggaagacttaaaataatttttcttagattaataaaaacttttcttttgtttgcatatccgaactacactaatatggtttccataacatgataacaagataaatagaaacataacatcaagtcacccatttagtactccaatttatgaaaccaaagcgtaattcttaaaaattcttaaagcaggttcttattgggttgcctagccacagccacacacatctccttgcctctcctgctgctcctttagcacatccagctttttcctttatctgcggtacaaggaaagtaagctgtgagcactcatggctcagtaagttccttttctactcactaaaaccaaaaatcattacataatcaaagaatatatcaacataacatgatctcaactagtcatggcataacatatcatactctttaatcatatcatgcaacataacaaaatcataattagtcatgacatatcatctcttaaagcatagcatgaaatataacataatcatatctaatcatggaatctcatcccttaaagcatagcatggaacatatcatagtcatatctaatcatggcatatcataaatcatagcattatcacaacatgatcataaagtatatgcaatatgattttgaaaaacatgtatccgaaaaacatgtgtatgtctcatgatctttaaaaccatttcttcttacatatatacttgaacataatatcaacatattggggatcccggcttagtaccacatacatacataatgcgcgcatcctaagtagatccaaggtagctagtcttgatcctactaggaaactaggcccgtagctcgacctaggggcacgtaaggagcccaccctttactaggcccgtaattcaacataggggcgcataaggagcccacccttttggtacaagtcattcaaagtaaaatacatgtcatacttatacatatcatacatcatacaagcatgcatcacttaggcatacatcatataaaagtatgcatcacttaggcatacatcatgtcataaaggtatgcatcacttaggcatacatcatgtcataaaagtatgcatcacttaggcatacatcatgtcataaaagtatgcatcacttaggcatacatcatataaaagtatgcatcacttaggcatacatcatattaacatgcatatcataaaagcatacatattttaagcacatagcatatcatcaaagtatgcatattcccttccacatagcatatcataaaaagcatgcatattctaagcatatagcatatcatcaagcatgcatattctaagcacataacatatcatcaaagcatgcatatttctaaacacatatcatatcataaaaacatgcatattctaagcatatagcatatcatcaagcatgcatattctaagcacataacatatcattaaaacatgcatatctctatccatatatcatatcataaaaaggtataaatcacaagcatacatggttaagcataagggtgtatcatgtgattatactatcataagaaacatggtaacatagttaacttgggttctaagcttcctaaacccttgggttcctatcatggccgaacccccttaggtctcaatttaggtaaaaacaacctccaagcatgtgaaacctaaattatc is from Zingiber officinale cultivar Zhangliang chromosome 7B, Zo_v1.1, whole genome shotgun sequence and encodes:
- the LOC122004153 gene encoding glyceraldehyde-3-phosphate dehydrogenase 2, cytosolic-like; amino-acid sequence: MGTPSIPFALHLFYVSVISILTPGFLFCFRLVVFVATKIKIGINGFGRIGRLVARVALQGDDVELVAVNDPFITTDYMTYMFKYDTVHGQWKHHEIKVKDSKTLLFGENKVTKP